Proteins encoded by one window of Sulfurimonas crateris:
- a CDS encoding type II toxin-antitoxin system HigB family toxin: protein MFYEKHSNAKTALEVWYSDAKKSTWSTPDDIKKIYASASFLKDNRVVFNIKGNDYRLVVHIDYPRKIIRVKFIGTHSQYDKINAEEI, encoded by the coding sequence ATGTTTTATGAGAAACATTCTAATGCTAAGACTGCATTAGAGGTTTGGTATTCGGACGCAAAAAAGTCCACATGGAGCACACCTGATGATATTAAAAAAATATATGCAAGCGCATCTTTTTTAAAAGATAACCGTGTAGTTTTTAACATCAAGGGCAATGATTATAGGCTGGTAGTCCATATTGACTACCCTCGTAAAATCATTAGGGTTAAGTTCATAGGAACTCATAGCCAGTATGATAAAATAAATGCAGAGGAGATATAA
- a CDS encoding helix-turn-helix domain-containing protein — protein sequence MLLKPIRDEQEYDMALQEVDRLMELNPPIGSKESDELEVLVLLIEKYEEENWAISEPDPIEAIKIRMQQMNLKQKDLVPYIGNRSKVSELLNRKISLSLSMITKLSSGLHLPLETLIQPPKRA from the coding sequence ATGTTATTAAAACCAATTAGAGACGAACAAGAGTATGACATGGCTCTACAAGAAGTCGATAGACTTATGGAACTAAATCCGCCGATTGGAAGTAAAGAGAGTGATGAACTAGAAGTTTTAGTATTGTTGATTGAAAAATACGAAGAAGAAAATTGGGCTATATCTGAACCAGACCCAATAGAGGCTATAAAAATTAGAATGCAGCAAATGAACTTAAAGCAAAAAGATTTAGTGCCGTATATCGGAAATAGAAGCAAGGTCTCTGAACTTTTAAATAGAAAAATTTCACTTTCACTTTCAATGATTACAAAACTTTCAAGCGGATTGCATCTGCCGCTTGAAACATTAATTCAACCGCCAAAGAGAGCTTAG